In one window of Episyrphus balteatus chromosome 3, idEpiBalt1.1, whole genome shotgun sequence DNA:
- the LOC129916642 gene encoding inactive histone-lysine N-methyltransferase 2E, whose protein sequence is MGKLKIAIAIALALSTLGSALPTTSDENLRPEARDTSGSQEDEFVPSGYVLPNQIFNDGKPFYVGKDPISGQLDFSSKKAGFETSANEVFDPKEKIVIGGSSPNFHDFLNLPVKYSSSKFVYPLVSSSYANLKYQGNNKNYNSKKGQTVLPTSISPSSSSPHYYNLQRNVTKLQPATDSVVYATTSRTTTTASTTTTTPPPRTYTTRKPISSTTPFTPATTTTTRKKFVPTKKYSQTTLAISTSSEETRKPTKQETKPPQKSTTPITTTTKKITTTAIPKTTKTTPSTTSTRKTTPQASIFPTDPTTTTTLRNPVVFSDSPPSFSPIPSSATKKPIQLDASDVYHSVGQKNEPNLSLADLFNSLAEEEEANSLSENQGLDAQGNLMRPISPSKPSPFSMHQATTIGPSSTRQPSPINQSRQPPSSVQATLSIHPSKQTHQNKLNSENHDQSQSGGNFNGEYVQYQVQQPNVMQYHPTSNINNVVISPGQQSATFVLGSQQTVGSNSFMGSVEKEPLFSKEPPVQYGTVINEDINAAYPPQENTNKNTISFQQIGNQEQTQELLVSSNIRFPANEGQADSSADGSSVNGHAQPLTMHLQMQQAGNQVVFPNPETVTPNTQANEIQYNTENQGDVLIQQHEVLNLNQQRQPQNPNQGQGEHHLQQHGPQERPQQVPTFQNYPQQNEGHRPAQHMEPPHFHSRPPPEYHEQPSRSPIQNRQPFPPGPLGPNGPNGPSHGPPGPQSPAYMYNEFTRKPISGMNRPNPDRPLPNILPQFRPNAKLSQGHPTNFNQEPGNIRIQQHPQFQKRPGSPQFAHRRQPVAGRYPVTRVPEYPGGPPPPPPQEANRRIYRVSPYPPQFVDRNFLRRPQQLPQLQRPLDYGYERHAVYKTIPDPYQPRPEPPSGPATERLAAFEEEDLVINDPPQPVMKMDEKEEIKLEPVVTLQMLKSQQKSSEDSGEIKVSGESQSSYEKTSPTQGLYVVYPVKPSLNGPEHDINESAETKEPVPMVAQLESGAATGSGNDYQNTPFSVIRDQPQEPILVVKNKVHTLQQKQAKDKFPYPLEKPDLSYSGFGPKYHNEIDRLDRDPGVVIAPRIVHGAYPQSVVTETPIAIAYTPTEPNHYHGIHPYMQDRFSSVNLATPVIREIRDQQTEDTLNQDLDTRGQNFEKDFMAPFYPSMSLDTATSSPIASNGWNIYHGTTERPAAALYEKNNINRADVSSAGSSDEEEATTKSFELDSFQPELQGGFKPIYPPGYKHDDEEPEHDVKPMNERPMALALTRVEPRTASSTTSTPAPAPTSSTTITTTTTTTTTTPRPTIVTTTKAAKTHQSPTPQALIGTTSAAPEVTSTSSSPSPSTTTPAPTSPKPTQRKKTPFETSLEALLFGDDEDFEDEPIPSQDEAKSS, encoded by the coding sequence ATGGGGAAGCTAAAAATTGCCATAGCAATTGCCTTGGCTCTCAGCACTCTTGGTTCTGCTCTGCCAACAACCTCCGATGAAAATCTCAGACCTGAAGCACGTGATACCAGTGGATCTCAAGAAGATGAATTCGTCCCCTCTGGCTATGTTCTACCGAATCAAATATTTAACGATGGCAAACCATTTTATGTTGGCAAAGATCCTATTTCTGGACAATtagattttagttcaaaaaaagCTGGTTTTGAAACATCAGCTAACGAAGTATTCGATccaaaggaaaaaattgttattggtgGATCTTCACCAAATTTCCATGACTTTCTTAATCTTCCTGTAAAGTACTCATCTTCAAAATTCGTCTATCCCTTGGTTTCGAGTTCATATGCGAATTTGAAATATCAAGGAAATAACAAGAACTATAACTCCAAGAAAGGTCAAACCGTTTTGCCAACATCTATTAGCCCTTCTTCATCATCACCACATTACTATAATCTTCAACGAAATGTTACAAAGTTACAACCAGCTACTGATTCAGTTGTATATGCAACAACTTCAAGGACTACAACTACAGCTTCGACAACTACAACAACACCACCACCAAGGACTTATACCACAAGGAAACCAATTTCATCAACAACTCCATTTACCCCTgcaacaactacaacaacaagAAAGAAGTTTGTACCAACAAAGAAATACAGCCAAACTACATTAGCTATTTCCACATCTTCTGAAGAGACGAGAAAACCAACTAAGCAAGAGACAAAACCTCCACAAAAGTCCACTACACCAATTACAACAACCACCAAGAAAATAACCACAACTGCTATTCCAAAAACAACAAAGACTACTCCTAGTACGACTTCAACTCGTAAAACAACTCCACAAGCTTCGATCTTCCCAACAGATCCTACAACAACTACAACTCTCAGGAATCCTGTTGTCTTTTCTGATAGCCCACCTTCTTTCAGTCCAATTCCATCATCAGCAACTAAGAAACCGATACAACTGGATGCCAGCGATGTTTATCATAGCGTTGGTCAAAAGAATGAACCCAACTTGTCACTAGCTGATCTTTTTAATAGCCTtgctgaagaagaagaagctaACTCACTTTCTGAAAATCAAGGTCTTGACGCTCAGGGTAACCTTATGAGACCGATTTCGCCATCAAAACCTTCACCATTCTCTATGCACCAAGCAACAACTATAGGCCCCAGTAGCACTAGACAGCCAAGCCCTATTAACCAATCCAGACAGCCACCTTCTTCAGTTCAAGCTACTCTATCAATTCATCCATCGAAGCAAACCCATCAGAACAAATTGAACTCAGAAAACCACGACCAATCACAATCTGGAGGTAACTTCAATGGAGAATATGTTCAATACCAAGTTCAACAACCGAATGTGATGCAATATCATCCCACATCGAATATCAATAATGTTGTCATCTCACCTGGTCAGCAATCAGCTACTTTTGTCCTAGGAAGTCAACAAACAGTTGGAAGCAATTCTTTCATGGGAAGTGTTGAAAAGGAACCACTTTTCTCCAAGGAACCCCCTGTTCAATATGGAACAGTGATTAATGAAGATATCAATGCGGCTTATCCACCACAGGAAAACACAAACAAGAACACTATTAGTTTCCAACAGATTGGTAACCAAGAGCAGACTCAAGAACTTTTAGTTTCAAGTAATATTAGATTTCCAGCTAACGAGGGTCAAGCTGATAGTTCAGCCGATGGAAGTTCAGTAAATGGACACGCTCAGCCCCTGACCATGCACCTTCAGATGCAACAAGCTGGAAATCAAGTAGTCTTCCCGAATCCAGAAACAGTTACTCCCAACACTCAGGCAAATGAAATTCAATACAATACTGAGAATCAAGGAGATGTCCTCATCCAGCAACATGAAGTTCTGAATCTAAATCAACAACGTCAACCTCAGAACCCAAATCAAGGTCAAGGTGAACATCATCTTCAACAACATGGGCCTCAGGAGAGACCTCAGCAGGTGCCAACCTTCCAAAACTATCCCCAGCAAAATGAGGGTCATAGACCTGCTCAACACATGGAACCACCACACTTCCATTCACGTCCACCACCAGAGTATCATGAGCAGCCTAGCAGAAGTCCCATTCAAAATAGACAACCATTCCCACCAGGACCACTTGGACCAAATGGACCAAACGGTCCCAGCCACGGTCCTCCAGGACCACAATCACCCGCTTACATGTACAACGAATTCACGCGCAAGCCCATCTCCGGCATGAATCGCCCTAACCCTGACAGACCCCTGCCTAATATTCTTCCACAATTCCGTCCAAATGCTAAGCTTTCTCAAGGCCACCCAACTAACTTCAATCAAGAGCCCGGAAATATTCGCATCCAACAACATCCACAATTTCAGAAGCGACCGGGTTCCCCACAATTCGCTCATCGTCGTCAACCTGTGGCCGGACGTTATCCAGTAACTCGAGTTCCAGAATATCCTGGAGGCcctccaccaccaccacctcAAGAAGCAAATCGTCGCATCTATCGAGTTTCACCATATCCCCCACAGTTTGTGGATCGTAATTTCCTCCGTCGTCCACAACAGCTTCCACAGCTCCAGAGACCACTCGATTATGGATATGAACGTCATGCAGTGTACAAGACAATTCCAGATCCATATCAACCTAGACCAGAACCACCAAGTGGTCCAGCTACTGAGAGATTAGCAGCTTTTGAAGAAGAAGATCTGGTTATCAATGACCCACCTCAGCCAGTGATGAAGATGGATGAAAAGGAAGAAATCAAGCTGGAACCAGTGGTAACTTTGCAAATGCTTAAATCCCAACAGAAATCCTCAGAAGATTCCGGTGAGATTAAGGTATCGGGAGAATCACAAAGTTCATATGAAAAAACAAGTCCCACTCAAGGTCTCTATGTTGTTTACCCAGTTAAGCCTTCCCTAAACGGGCCTGAGCATGATATCAATGAGTCAGCTGAAACAAAGGAACCCGTTCCAATGGTTGCTCAGTTGGAATCCGGAGCTGCAACAGGATCTGGAAATGATTATCAAAATACACCCTTCTCTGTTATTCGTGATCAGCCACAAGAACCCATTCTAGTTGTCAAAAACAAAGTGCATACTCTTCAGCAGAAACAGGCCAAAGATAAATTCCCATATCCCCTTGAAAAGCCAGATCTGTCTTACTCAGGATTCGGTCCAAAATACCACAACGAAATCGATAGGCTTGATCGGGATCCTGGAGTGGTGATTGCACCAAGAATCGTGCATGGAGCTTATCCACAGAGTGTTGTTACTGAGACACCAATCGCTATTGCCTACACACCAACGGAACCCAACCATTACCATGGAATCCATCCATACATGCAGGACCGATTCTCAAGTGTCAATCTGGCAACTCCTGTGATTCGAGAAATTCGTGACCAACAAACTGAAGATACTCTCAATCAAGATTTAGATACGAGAGGACAAAACTTTGAAAAGGACTTTATGGCGCCGTTTTATCCAAGCATGAGTCTGGATACGGCGACCAGCTCTCCGATTGCATCGAATGGGTGGAATATCTATCATGGTACAACTGAGCGACCTGCAGCTGCACTTTATGAGAAGAACAACATCAACCGTGCGGATGTATCGTCAGCTGGATCTTCAGATGAAGAGGAAGCAACAACGAAATCTTTTGAGCTGGATAGTTTCCAGCCGGAATTGCAAGGAGGATTCAAGCCTATCTACCCACCGGGTTACAAACATGATGACGAAGAACCTGAACATGATGTTAAGCCAATGAATGAACGCCCAATGGCCTTGGCTTTGACTCGAGTGGAACCTAGAACAGCAAGCTCGACCACATCAACGCCTGCTCCAGCACCAACTAGTTCAACCACAATTACCACAACTACCACCACCACCACAACAACACCGCGACCAACGATTGTTACAACAACGAAAGCAGCAAAAACCCATCAAAGTCCAACACCTCAAGCCCTGATAGGAACAACTTCTGCTGCTCCTGAAGTAACTTCCACTTCTTCTTCTCCTTCTCCTTCTACAACTACTCCTGCTCCAACATCACCGAAACCCACACAACGAAAAAAGACACCATTCGAAACGAGTCTAGAAGCTTTGCTCTTTGGAGACGATGAAGATTTTGAGGATGAGCCAATTCCAAGTCAAGATGAAGCCAAGAGCagttaa